One part of the Thermodesulfobacterium commune DSM 2178 genome encodes these proteins:
- the mtaB gene encoding tRNA (N(6)-L-threonylcarbamoyladenosine(37)-C(2))-methylthiotransferase MtaB has translation MKKFFIKTLGCKVNQVESAYIVEKLTKKGYILTEKEEEADFFILNSCIVTARAEAEGRKLIKRWNKLNPDLIIVAGCYPQAYPDNLKGWGEKAQIKNLLLLGQKEKLKIDIFLEELPFLKGYTFSEPKVFIEGLSKEKEVEALFIERYFSRSRAFIKIQDGCDQFCSYCIVPYSRGTPRSLPLEKVLAEIEKVLLAGYEEIVLTGIHLGQWGKDLMPKQNLPDLLWEIEKLFEKQKKDLILRLSSLEVTEITPEFLEFAKSSAFLAPHFHIPLQSGSDRILALMNRHYTAKDYLTVLEKLYNLYPQATFGADVIVGFPSEDEWDFQKTKEVIEKSPLNWLHVFPFSPRPGTQAEKITPKVPPEIIKSRVNFLKNLGSQKREVFLSQEVGQIRRAVVETIKETEAQALSENYISHKIMLPQGLCLAKGKVLKVRFIAKEGDYLLGEVL, from the coding sequence ATGAAAAAGTTTTTTATCAAAACCTTAGGATGTAAGGTAAACCAAGTAGAAAGTGCTTACATCGTAGAAAAACTCACAAAAAAAGGGTATATACTGACTGAAAAAGAGGAAGAAGCTGATTTTTTCATCCTTAATTCCTGTATAGTTACCGCAAGAGCAGAAGCTGAGGGAAGGAAGCTTATTAAAAGATGGAATAAGTTAAACCCCGATTTAATCATCGTTGCAGGTTGTTACCCTCAGGCTTATCCGGATAACCTTAAAGGTTGGGGAGAAAAGGCTCAGATTAAAAATCTTCTTCTCTTAGGGCAGAAAGAAAAATTAAAAATTGACATCTTTTTAGAAGAACTTCCTTTTTTAAAAGGCTATACCTTTTCTGAACCAAAGGTTTTTATCGAAGGTCTTTCTAAAGAAAAAGAAGTTGAGGCCCTTTTTATAGAAAGATACTTTTCTCGCTCAAGGGCCTTTATCAAAATTCAGGATGGGTGCGACCAATTTTGTAGTTATTGTATAGTTCCTTATTCAAGAGGAACGCCTCGGAGTTTGCCTTTAGAAAAGGTTTTAGCAGAAATCGAGAAAGTCTTGCTTGCTGGCTACGAAGAAATAGTACTTACAGGGATCCATCTTGGGCAGTGGGGAAAAGATCTGATGCCCAAACAGAATCTACCAGATTTACTTTGGGAAATAGAAAAACTCTTTGAGAAACAAAAAAAAGACCTGATTTTAAGGCTCTCTTCTTTAGAAGTAACAGAAATAACCCCTGAATTTTTAGAGTTTGCTAAAAGCAGTGCCTTTTTAGCCCCCCATTTTCATATCCCTCTACAGAGTGGTTCTGACAGAATCTTAGCCCTTATGAACAGACACTATACCGCTAAAGATTATTTAACTGTTTTAGAAAAACTCTATAATCTTTATCCCCAGGCAACCTTTGGAGCAGATGTAATCGTAGGATTTCCGTCAGAGGATGAATGGGATTTTCAAAAAACCAAAGAAGTTATAGAAAAGTCTCCTTTAAACTGGCTCCATGTTTTCCCTTTTTCTCCAAGGCCTGGCACTCAAGCAGAAAAAATAACCCCAAAGGTCCCCCCTGAGATAATAAAATCTCGGGTAAACTTTTTAAAAAACTTAGGGAGCCAAAAAAGGGAAGTTTTTTTATCCCAAGAAGTGGGCCAAATTAGAAGGGCGGTGGTTGAGACCATCAAAGAAACTGAGGCTCAAGCCCTTTCAGAAAACTACATCTCCCATAAAATCATGTTACCTCAAGGTTTATGTTTAGCCAAAGGGAAGGTATTAAAGGTCAGGTTTATAGCTAAAGAAGGAGACTATTTATTAGGTGAAGTCTTATAA
- a CDS encoding CDP-alcohol phosphatidyltransferase family protein yields the protein MNLMLKDMLKLPNLLSLYRLILAIVFPILWTKNLPVYVFLLLLLTGGLSDALDGFLARTFHWETKLGKILDPIADKTFINVMFFLLYYDRLLPFDFFVIVLIRDLGILLGAVYLYLRSSKRIEFQPTYLGKVSTALQIGFIFTYLFHLLVLRLNPTFIFVFGQLVIFFTLASGFHYTLLFIKIYKTSPNK from the coding sequence ATGAACCTTATGTTAAAAGACATGCTAAAACTTCCCAATCTTTTAAGCCTTTATCGACTGATTCTTGCGATAGTTTTTCCGATTTTATGGACCAAAAATCTTCCGGTTTATGTGTTTTTGCTTCTTCTTCTGACAGGGGGACTTAGCGATGCTTTAGATGGATTTCTTGCCAGGACTTTTCACTGGGAAACCAAGCTGGGAAAGATCCTTGACCCTATAGCAGATAAAACGTTTATAAACGTGATGTTTTTCTTGCTTTATTATGATCGTCTTCTACCTTTTGATTTTTTTGTCATCGTTTTGATTAGAGACTTAGGTATTCTTCTTGGGGCTGTTTATCTTTATTTACGGTCTTCAAAAAGGATAGAGTTTCAACCAACCTACTTAGGAAAGGTTTCAACTGCCTTACAGATAGGGTTTATCTTTACCTATCTTTTCCATTTGCTGGTCCTTCGGTTAAACCCTACGTTTATTTTTGTGTTTGGCCAGCTGGTTATCTTTTTTACCTTAGCCTCTGGTTTTCATTACACCTTGCTTTTTATTAAGATTTATAAGACTTCACCTAATAAATAG
- a CDS encoding AAA family ATPase — protein sequence MKDIEFNPQFKKAWELVANSHQNLLITGRAGTGKSTFLRYLIKKLPKSMVVLAPTGVAALNVRGQTIHSFFGFKPDITLDKVYRLQPNEDLREVYKHLNTLIIDEISMVRADLFDCIEAFLRRWGPSPKKPFGGVQMVLIGDLYQLPPVVTSKEKEIFNHLYETPYFFSSKAFKETPFEFIEFEKVYRQTDLTFIEILNQIRNGMLKDETLEILNQRVIPNFEPEEDEVYVYLTTTNAKAEQINLTRLERLPGKSFEFCGKIHGKIETEDLPAPLELKIKEGAQVMLVANDPQGRWVNGDIGRVVYIDPEEQLIEVDLQRGYLVEVTPFKWDIYEHYFDKTSSKIEVRSVGHFVQFPLKLAWAITIHKSQGLTFKNLVIDLERGTFAHGQLYVALSRGISLDGIVLTKPVKKSHIKLDKKVVKFLTNFQYIKASEKLGLNEKIEAIRKAIEQNREIEIVYLKSSNIKTCRRIVPLEMKEMSYQGKTFLGLRAFCKLRSKERVFNIEKILEISEV from the coding sequence ATGAAGGATATTGAGTTTAATCCACAGTTTAAAAAGGCCTGGGAACTTGTTGCCAACTCTCATCAAAATCTTTTAATAACCGGTCGTGCTGGGACTGGCAAGTCCACCTTTCTTAGGTATTTAATAAAAAAACTTCCTAAGTCTATGGTAGTCCTTGCTCCTACTGGGGTTGCGGCTCTTAACGTAAGGGGACAAACCATCCATTCGTTTTTTGGTTTTAAGCCAGACATAACCTTAGATAAGGTATATCGGCTTCAACCCAACGAAGATCTAAGAGAGGTTTATAAACACCTTAACACATTGATTATCGACGAAATTTCTATGGTAAGGGCAGACCTTTTTGATTGTATAGAGGCTTTTTTAAGAAGATGGGGCCCTTCCCCTAAGAAACCCTTTGGCGGAGTTCAGATGGTGCTTATCGGAGACCTGTACCAACTACCTCCGGTGGTTACCTCAAAAGAAAAAGAAATCTTTAACCATCTTTATGAAACACCTTATTTTTTCTCCTCTAAAGCCTTTAAAGAAACCCCTTTTGAGTTTATCGAGTTTGAGAAGGTCTATCGTCAAACTGACTTGACTTTTATCGAAATCTTAAACCAGATAAGAAACGGGATGTTAAAAGACGAAACTTTAGAAATACTTAATCAAAGGGTAATACCTAATTTTGAGCCTGAAGAAGACGAGGTATATGTCTATCTTACCACCACCAACGCTAAAGCAGAACAGATAAACCTTACCAGGTTAGAAAGACTTCCAGGCAAATCCTTTGAGTTTTGTGGCAAGATCCACGGTAAGATAGAAACAGAGGATTTACCAGCTCCGTTAGAATTAAAGATTAAAGAAGGTGCCCAGGTAATGCTTGTAGCCAACGACCCTCAAGGTAGATGGGTAAACGGAGACATAGGAAGGGTGGTATACATAGACCCTGAAGAGCAGTTAATAGAAGTAGATTTACAGCGAGGCTATCTTGTTGAGGTAACTCCTTTTAAATGGGATATATATGAACATTATTTTGATAAAACCTCTTCTAAAATAGAGGTAAGATCTGTAGGACATTTTGTCCAGTTTCCTTTAAAACTGGCCTGGGCGATAACCATCCATAAAAGTCAAGGTCTAACGTTTAAAAACCTCGTAATAGACTTAGAAAGAGGCACCTTTGCCCATGGACAGTTATATGTCGCTCTTTCTCGAGGGATTAGTCTTGATGGGATCGTGCTTACCAAACCTGTTAAAAAGAGCCATATAAAGTTAGACAAAAAGGTGGTAAAATTTTTAACAAACTTTCAATATATCAAGGCAAGCGAAAAACTTGGCTTAAACGAAAAAATTGAAGCCATTAGAAAGGCTATAGAACAAAACAGAGAAATAGAAATTGTTTATTTAAAAAGTTCAAACATAAAAACTTGCAGAAGGATTGTGCCTTTAGAAATGAAAGAGATGAGTTATCAAGGTAAAACCTTCCTTGGTCTAAGAGCTTTTTGTAAACTTCGAAGTAAGGAAAGGGTTTTTAACATAGAAAAGATCCTTGAAATTTCCGAAGTCTAA
- the topA gene encoding type I DNA topoisomerase, whose translation MGKKLFIVESPTKVKTLQKILSSKDFIFKATFGHIKDLPPKTLGVDLNTFHPSFYYISSKKKILSDLKKLVSKVEEVYLATDPDREGEAISFHLYEYLSSVNKNLIFKRVDLIEITEFGVKQALNSVRDLDKGLYLAYQSRRVLDRIIGYLISPKLSKALNLPLSAGRVQSPALRLIVEREEEIEKFVPETSFSLRVKVKDKNNNVYELDLWFKKELYKDKDPKKLEDFFYHYLAGKTLSLDNITEKKALKQPPYPLKTTTLIEAAGSSLGFSPKETMALAQALYEKGLITYMRTDSVRVSPVAKKAAKDFILANFGEKYLGKERRVKASKFEQGAHECIRPTNLFQEPKNLTSKEKALYTLIKNFFLASQMSQAEFLELTYVFGKDLLPKGWFLVTKRKTLVFEGFLKVLKGTENYDLPLGLKEGDQLKVLSFEIREHKTKPPERYTPHSLVKKLESLGIGRPSTYATILDVLFKRNYIEKEGKSLKPTPLGRLVCRLLLEGAKVFMDYKYTAEMEEKLDLVARGEATYESVVKEAYELIKTCRFPSRVST comes from the coding sequence ATGGGTAAAAAGCTTTTTATAGTTGAATCTCCAACCAAGGTTAAAACTTTACAAAAGATTTTATCTTCAAAAGACTTTATCTTTAAAGCCACCTTTGGTCATATTAAAGACTTGCCTCCGAAAACCTTAGGAGTTGATTTAAACACCTTTCACCCTTCTTTTTATTATATAAGTTCAAAGAAAAAGATACTTTCAGACCTGAAAAAATTAGTCTCTAAAGTTGAAGAAGTTTATTTAGCTACCGACCCAGACCGAGAGGGAGAAGCCATAAGTTTTCACCTCTATGAATACCTAAGCTCTGTTAACAAAAACTTAATCTTTAAACGGGTAGACCTTATAGAAATTACTGAGTTCGGGGTAAAACAGGCCTTAAATTCTGTAAGAGACCTTGATAAAGGGCTTTACCTTGCTTACCAATCAAGAAGGGTCTTAGACCGTATCATAGGATATCTAATTTCTCCTAAACTTTCTAAAGCCCTTAACCTTCCTCTTTCAGCAGGAAGGGTTCAAAGTCCTGCTTTGAGGCTGATTGTTGAACGTGAAGAAGAGATAGAAAAATTTGTCCCTGAAACCAGTTTTTCCTTAAGGGTTAAGGTAAAAGATAAAAATAACAACGTTTACGAACTCGATTTATGGTTTAAAAAAGAGCTATATAAAGACAAAGACCCTAAAAAGTTAGAGGATTTTTTTTACCATTATTTAGCTGGTAAAACCCTTTCGTTAGACAACATAACCGAAAAAAAGGCTCTTAAACAACCTCCTTATCCTTTAAAAACTACCACCCTTATAGAGGCAGCAGGAAGTTCCTTAGGGTTTAGTCCCAAGGAGACGATGGCACTTGCTCAGGCTCTCTATGAAAAAGGATTGATCACTTATATGCGGACTGATTCGGTAAGGGTTAGTCCTGTAGCCAAAAAGGCTGCTAAGGATTTTATCCTTGCGAATTTCGGAGAAAAATATCTGGGAAAGGAAAGGAGAGTTAAAGCCTCTAAGTTTGAACAAGGTGCCCACGAATGCATAAGACCTACCAACCTTTTCCAAGAGCCCAAAAATTTAACCTCAAAAGAAAAGGCCCTTTATACGTTGATTAAAAACTTTTTCTTAGCAAGCCAAATGAGTCAGGCGGAATTTTTGGAGTTAACCTATGTTTTTGGAAAAGATCTTTTACCTAAAGGATGGTTTTTGGTTACCAAGCGTAAGACCTTGGTTTTTGAAGGATTTTTAAAGGTTTTAAAAGGAACAGAGAACTATGACCTACCTCTTGGGCTAAAAGAAGGAGACCAGCTCAAGGTGCTCTCTTTTGAAATAAGAGAACATAAGACCAAACCTCCTGAAAGATATACCCCCCACAGCTTAGTAAAAAAACTTGAAAGCTTAGGGATTGGAAGGCCTTCTACCTATGCAACCATCCTGGATGTGTTGTTTAAAAGGAACTACATAGAAAAAGAAGGAAAGTCACTTAAACCCACCCCATTAGGAAGATTGGTATGTCGCTTACTTTTAGAAGGAGCTAAAGTTTTTATGGACTATAAATATACCGCAGAGATGGAAGAAAAGCTTGACCTTGTTGCCAGGGGCGAAGCTACTTATGAAAGTGTAGTAAAAGAGGCCTATGAACTGATAAAGACCTGTCGTTTTCCTTCGAGGGTTTCCACATAG
- the trpB gene encoding tryptophan synthase subunit beta: MKIPNRKGYFGKFGGRFVPETLIPLLYDLEKAYLKVKKDPSFWKEWQYLLKEYAGRPTPLYFAQNLSSYLGKKIKIYLKREDLLHTGAHKINNTIGQVLLAKRMGKNRIIAETGAGQHGVATATACALLGLNCVVYMGAKDTERQKLNVFRMKLLGAEVVPVYSGTQTLKDAINEALRDWVTNVTSTLYVIGSVVGPHPYPMMVRDFQSIIGLEIKKQILKKEGRLPDLVLACVGGGSNAMGTFYPFRQDLQVRLVGVEAAGEGLHTDHHSATLAVGEPGVLHGMLTYLLQDRVGQIKGAHSIAPGLDYPGVGPEHAYFKDSGRAEYVSVTDEEALEAFQLLSEKEGIIPALESAHAVAYLLKIAKDLPKDTIVVITLSGRGDKDVASVREYLEGN, translated from the coding sequence ATGAAGATTCCTAACCGGAAAGGATATTTTGGGAAGTTTGGAGGAAGGTTTGTCCCTGAGACCTTAATTCCCCTTCTTTACGACCTGGAAAAGGCTTATCTTAAAGTAAAAAAAGATCCCTCTTTTTGGAAAGAATGGCAATACCTTCTTAAGGAATATGCCGGGAGACCAACCCCTCTATATTTTGCCCAAAATCTTTCCTCTTACCTTGGGAAAAAGATCAAAATCTACTTAAAAAGAGAAGACCTTCTTCATACCGGAGCCCACAAAATCAACAACACCATCGGTCAGGTTCTTCTGGCTAAGAGGATGGGTAAAAACCGGATCATTGCTGAAACAGGAGCAGGACAGCACGGGGTAGCTACAGCCACTGCCTGTGCGCTTTTAGGCCTAAATTGTGTGGTCTACATGGGGGCTAAAGACACTGAAAGGCAAAAATTAAACGTCTTCAGGATGAAGCTTTTAGGAGCAGAAGTAGTCCCTGTCTATTCTGGTACTCAAACCTTAAAAGACGCCATAAACGAAGCCCTGAGAGATTGGGTTACTAACGTAACCTCTACTTTATACGTAATCGGCTCAGTGGTAGGGCCTCATCCTTACCCTATGATGGTAAGAGATTTCCAAAGTATTATCGGGCTTGAGATAAAAAAACAGATCCTAAAAAAAGAAGGACGTCTCCCTGATTTAGTGCTTGCCTGTGTAGGAGGAGGCTCCAATGCCATGGGGACTTTTTATCCCTTTAGGCAGGACCTTCAGGTAAGACTTGTCGGGGTTGAAGCCGCAGGAGAAGGCTTACATACAGACCATCATTCAGCTACCTTAGCCGTAGGAGAACCTGGGGTCTTACATGGGATGCTTACCTATCTACTTCAAGATAGGGTAGGGCAGATAAAAGGAGCTCACTCTATAGCCCCTGGGCTTGATTATCCAGGGGTAGGGCCTGAACATGCCTATTTTAAAGACTCAGGCCGGGCTGAGTATGTGTCAGTTACCGATGAGGAAGCCCTTGAGGCCTTTCAATTACTTTCTGAAAAAGAAGGCATCATCCCTGCGTTAGAGTCTGCCCATGCAGTAGCTTATCTTTTAAAAATTGCTAAAGACCTCCCTAAAGACACCATCGTGGTGATAACCCTTTCTGGAAGAGGAGATAAAGACGTTGCCTCTGTAAGAGAATACTTGGAAGGGAACTAA
- the trpA gene encoding tryptophan synthase subunit alpha — translation MEKNASLIKKAINTIKSKGDVAVIPYICCWDPDLETTEAILWELAEVEPACIELGFPFSDPVADGPTIQKAIVRALEHQPTFEAYFEFISRLNQKGFPYPIVCMTYYNIIYRFGLEKTVEHALQSGLAGFIIPDLPIEEAQPWIKANQNSGLATIFLATPTSSEDRIQKIVKHTKGFLYYVSITGITGARDSLPEDLADRLKITKNLCGNNLPLAVGFGISKKEQIKLLYPYADAFIIGSAIVKIIEEKGKNSPKEIKTFLKNLKNL, via the coding sequence ATGGAAAAAAACGCCTCTTTGATAAAAAAGGCTATAAACACCATTAAATCTAAAGGTGATGTAGCTGTCATTCCTTATATCTGCTGCTGGGACCCTGACCTTGAAACCACAGAGGCTATCCTCTGGGAATTGGCTGAGGTTGAACCCGCCTGTATCGAGTTAGGTTTCCCTTTTTCCGACCCTGTTGCAGATGGTCCAACCATCCAAAAAGCTATCGTGAGAGCCCTTGAACATCAACCTACCTTTGAAGCCTATTTTGAATTTATCTCAAGACTAAATCAAAAAGGATTCCCTTATCCTATTGTTTGCATGACCTACTATAACATCATCTACCGGTTCGGTTTGGAAAAAACCGTAGAACATGCTTTACAATCAGGTCTTGCTGGCTTTATCATCCCGGACTTACCTATAGAAGAAGCCCAACCCTGGATAAAGGCAAACCAAAACTCAGGTCTTGCCACCATCTTTCTTGCAACCCCTACCTCCTCTGAAGATCGCATCCAAAAAATTGTTAAACACACCAAAGGATTTCTTTACTACGTTTCTATTACAGGTATAACAGGAGCCCGAGACTCTCTACCAGAAGACTTAGCAGATCGACTAAAAATCACTAAAAATCTTTGCGGAAATAATCTCCCTTTAGCCGTTGGGTTTGGCATCTCAAAAAAAGAACAAATAAAGCTTCTCTATCCTTACGCAGACGCCTTTATCATAGGTAGTGCCATAGTAAAAATCATAGAAGAAAAGGGGAAAAACTCACCTAAGGAAATAAAAACCTTCTTGAAAAACCTTAAAAATCTGTAA
- the aroB gene encoding 3-dehydroquinate synthase encodes MSVITVKTKPSYQILIKPHIFDEIAEDLKASFNFGKVAIITDDTVKTLYGEKLSLQLNTSGIKAEIFSFPPGEGSKTIDTVISLARSLIQKRFDRKDLLIALGGGVVGDITGFLASIYLRGVKYVQVPTTLLSQVDSSVGGKTGVDLPEGKNLIGTFYQPSRVYIDPMVLKTLPKNEIQNGLAEVIKYGCILKNKLFTFISQKGEELFQLNPEDLQYLIYESCKIKAYVVSKDEKEAGLRKVLNFGHTIGHALETELNYSIPHGLAVALGMLAEAKLSEKLGVAEKEVFSPLKNILANLSYPLSLPSNLSPQQVLKHLSKDKKVFQGKLTIVLLKRIGKYCFYEDPPTKKILETLEELR; translated from the coding sequence ATGTCTGTAATTACTGTTAAAACTAAGCCATCTTACCAGATATTGATCAAACCTCATATCTTTGATGAAATAGCCGAAGACCTAAAAGCCTCTTTTAACTTTGGCAAAGTAGCTATTATAACCGATGACACGGTAAAAACTCTTTACGGAGAAAAGCTTTCATTACAGTTAAATACCTCTGGAATCAAGGCTGAAATTTTCTCTTTTCCTCCTGGAGAAGGGTCTAAAACCATAGACACGGTGATCTCTTTAGCCCGAAGTCTTATTCAAAAAAGGTTTGACAGAAAAGACCTTTTGATTGCTCTTGGAGGTGGGGTAGTAGGAGACATCACAGGGTTTCTGGCAAGCATCTACCTGAGAGGGGTAAAATATGTACAGGTCCCAACCACCCTTCTTTCCCAGGTAGACTCTTCTGTCGGAGGAAAAACCGGGGTTGACCTGCCAGAAGGCAAAAACCTTATCGGCACCTTTTACCAACCAAGCAGGGTTTACATCGATCCCATGGTTTTAAAAACCTTACCTAAAAATGAAATCCAAAACGGACTTGCTGAGGTAATAAAGTATGGCTGTATCCTAAAAAATAAGTTGTTTACTTTTATCTCTCAAAAAGGAGAAGAGCTTTTTCAACTAAACCCTGAAGACCTTCAATACCTTATCTATGAAAGCTGTAAAATTAAAGCTTATGTAGTTTCCAAAGATGAAAAAGAAGCAGGACTAAGAAAAGTTCTAAACTTTGGGCACACCATCGGACATGCCCTGGAAACTGAATTAAACTATTCTATTCCTCATGGGCTGGCAGTAGCCTTAGGGATGCTTGCCGAGGCAAAACTTTCAGAAAAACTTGGGGTTGCAGAAAAAGAGGTTTTTTCTCCTTTAAAAAATATTTTAGCGAATCTTTCCTATCCTCTCAGCCTTCCTTCTAATCTATCTCCTCAACAAGTGTTAAAACACCTTTCAAAAGATAAGAAGGTTTTTCAGGGGAAACTGACTATAGTGCTTCTTAAGCGTATAGGAAAATATTGCTTCTATGAAGAC